One Sporomusaceae bacterium ACPt DNA window includes the following coding sequences:
- the spoVD_2 gene encoding Stage V sporulation protein D, translating to MASVSHVTIRKRVAFLFLVISVIMIGLIGRLLYLQFYKSAWLSENAVDQRIREIPVEAKRGIIYDRHGRELAVSVSTESVYAIPAEIRNLEETAAKLAAILALDENNLKNKLKKRQAFTWIKRKIDSETARQVQLINLPGIGLTQESQRYYPHDNLAAHILGFNGIDSQGLDGVEMTFDSYLKGRSGSIVVEYDAKGREIPYASHRFVSPVEGNNIYLTIDLVIQQIVERELDRVMKETQAKAATIIAIDPRDGGILALANRPDYNPNKFSEFSPKLWRNIAVSNAYEPGSTFKIITTSAVMSEHIVKPDERFFDPGEVEVQGRNIHCWKHGGHGSQTFTEVVQNSCNVGFVNVGLRLGREPFYQYIDAFGFGRQTGIDLPGEAKGIMIDRPKATPINIATMSIGQSIAVTPMQLVTAVAAVANDGQLLRPQIVREVKDKSGQVVRAFQPDVVRQVIDPAIARQVKEILESVVSQGTGKNAYIEGFKIAGKTGTAQKVGAGGYLPDKYVASFVGFAPADNPQVAMLVVIDEPVGLYYGGQIAAPVFGAVMKDVLQYLKVSPAPAGSAKNGDSEGHVQVPSVINLSVPEAMKELEKAGLMPRIEESGDRVADQIPKPGSRMPIGGGVLLYTMTPRYAAGEVTVPDLTGRTPREASDMLAQLGLVINPVGAGGKVAKQDPLPGSKVLSGTSVSIYFE from the coding sequence GTGGCATCTGTTTCACATGTTACCATCAGGAAGAGGGTAGCTTTCCTTTTCCTTGTGATATCGGTAATTATGATAGGCTTGATTGGTCGCTTACTATATCTCCAGTTCTACAAAAGCGCCTGGCTGTCGGAAAATGCTGTTGACCAACGCATTCGTGAGATTCCGGTGGAAGCCAAACGAGGCATTATTTATGATCGGCACGGCCGGGAACTTGCGGTCAGTGTTAGCACTGAATCTGTGTACGCGATACCTGCCGAAATACGGAACCTAGAAGAAACAGCAGCCAAACTGGCTGCTATTTTGGCGTTAGATGAAAACAATCTTAAAAACAAGTTGAAAAAACGTCAAGCATTTACTTGGATAAAACGCAAGATTGACAGCGAAACAGCGCGGCAGGTCCAGTTGATTAATCTTCCTGGCATTGGTTTGACGCAAGAAAGCCAACGCTATTATCCGCATGACAATCTGGCGGCTCATATTCTGGGATTCAATGGCATTGACAGTCAGGGCCTGGATGGCGTCGAAATGACATTTGACAGTTACTTAAAGGGACGCTCAGGCAGCATTGTTGTCGAATACGATGCCAAAGGCCGGGAAATTCCTTATGCTTCTCATCGCTTTGTTTCACCTGTTGAAGGTAATAATATCTACCTGACAATTGATTTGGTTATTCAGCAAATTGTCGAGCGTGAGCTTGACCGGGTAATGAAAGAGACTCAGGCTAAAGCTGCCACCATAATTGCTATTGATCCGCGCGATGGCGGTATTCTGGCATTGGCGAACAGGCCGGATTATAACCCGAACAAATTCAGTGAGTTTTCACCAAAATTGTGGCGCAATATTGCTGTTTCTAATGCATATGAACCGGGGTCTACTTTTAAAATCATTACTACTTCGGCTGTTATGTCTGAGCACATTGTCAAACCTGACGAAAGATTTTTTGACCCTGGTGAGGTTGAAGTGCAAGGCCGCAATATTCACTGCTGGAAACATGGTGGTCATGGCAGTCAGACTTTTACGGAGGTAGTCCAAAATTCTTGCAATGTTGGTTTTGTCAATGTTGGGCTGCGTTTGGGACGCGAGCCATTCTATCAATATATAGATGCTTTCGGTTTTGGCCGGCAAACCGGTATTGATTTGCCGGGAGAAGCCAAAGGAATTATGATTGACCGCCCTAAAGCCACACCGATTAATATAGCGACCATGTCTATCGGCCAGAGTATAGCCGTTACTCCTATGCAACTGGTGACAGCCGTTGCTGCCGTGGCTAATGACGGCCAACTCCTGCGGCCGCAAATTGTGCGGGAAGTTAAGGATAAATCAGGGCAGGTTGTCAGGGCTTTCCAGCCTGATGTTGTCAGACAAGTGATTGATCCTGCGATAGCCAGACAGGTAAAGGAAATATTAGAATCGGTAGTATCGCAGGGAACTGGCAAGAATGCTTATATAGAAGGATTCAAGATAGCCGGGAAAACCGGAACAGCGCAAAAAGTCGGGGCAGGCGGATATTTGCCGGATAAATATGTAGCGTCATTTGTAGGTTTTGCGCCTGCTGACAATCCGCAGGTGGCAATGCTGGTTGTTATTGATGAACCTGTTGGATTGTATTATGGCGGGCAAATTGCCGCACCTGTGTTTGGGGCCGTTATGAAAGATGTGTTGCAGTATCTAAAAGTCAGCCCGGCGCCGGCTGGTTCTGCCAAAAATGGTGATTCGGAAGGTCATGTGCAGGTGCCCAGTGTTATTAACTTGAGTGTCCCTGAAGCTATGAAAGAACTGGAAAAAGCGGGATTGATGCCGCGTATCGAGGAATCAGGCGACAGGGTGGCCGACCAAATCCCCAAACCTGGCAGCCGTATGCCAATTGGCGGTGGTGTGTTGTTATATACCATGACGCCGCGTTATGCGGCAGGTGAAGTTACTGTACCTGACTTAACCGGCCGCACACCACGGGAGGCCTCAGATATGCTGGCGCAACTGGGCCTGGTAATCAACCCGGTTGGGGCCGGCGGCAAAGTCGCTAAACAAGACCCGCTGCCTGGCAGTAAAGTATTGTCGGGAACAAGTGTTTCTATCTATTTTGAATAA
- the murE_2 gene encoding UDP-N-acetylmuramoyl-L-alanyl-D-glutamate--2,6-diaminopimelate ligase has translation MAKNLQQLAALLPHAKIRGLLDKTVVSVAHDSRKVVPGTLFICLAGAHVDGHDFAADAVRQGAVAVLVEKDVPQLAGQDVTVISVADTRAAMQAVVPFFFDYPGQKLRMIGVTGTNGKTTTTYLIRSILRQAGYKVGLIGTIQTLIDNTALPVKNTTPDVIELQSTLAEMVKSGMEYAVMEVSSHALALNRVAGCEFDVGVFTNMTQDHLDFHQTFNNYIDAKAELFRSLGRTGNKKTGKTAIINLDDSAGSIMLNNTTCPVISYGINTTADLTADHINVEAAGAGFTVNGPFGAIDLKLTITGMFNIYNVLAAVGAALAEKVGPAVIKQALESFTSVPGRFELVQAGQPFTVIVDYAHTPDGLENVLKTAKQFAKSKIIVVFGCGGDRDRTKRPIMGKLAVQYGDMVLATSDNPRSEDPEKILADIEVGIKEGLAACCSDKSYEIIPDRRQAITKAVKLAGPQDVVLIAGKGHETYQVLKDRTIDFDDRQVAREVIKEMRKYG, from the coding sequence ATGGCCAAGAATTTACAACAATTAGCGGCATTGCTGCCGCATGCCAAAATACGGGGATTGCTTGATAAAACCGTAGTATCTGTGGCCCATGACTCTCGCAAGGTAGTTCCCGGTACATTGTTTATTTGTCTTGCCGGTGCTCATGTTGACGGACACGATTTTGCCGCTGACGCTGTCCGGCAGGGAGCAGTGGCTGTGCTGGTGGAAAAAGATGTCCCGCAATTGGCAGGCCAGGATGTCACAGTCATTAGTGTTGCTGATACCAGGGCGGCTATGCAGGCCGTTGTGCCATTTTTCTTCGACTACCCAGGGCAAAAGCTGAGGATGATTGGCGTGACAGGTACTAATGGTAAGACGACTACTACTTATTTAATAAGAAGTATTTTGCGGCAAGCTGGCTACAAAGTCGGCCTGATTGGAACCATCCAGACGCTTATTGACAATACCGCGTTGCCGGTAAAAAATACTACGCCTGACGTTATTGAGTTGCAAAGTACGTTGGCTGAAATGGTTAAGAGCGGTATGGAATATGCAGTTATGGAAGTTTCTTCCCATGCTTTGGCGTTAAACCGGGTGGCAGGCTGTGAATTTGACGTTGGTGTGTTTACTAACATGACACAAGACCATCTGGATTTTCACCAAACCTTTAATAATTACATCGATGCTAAAGCGGAATTATTTCGGTCCTTGGGCCGGACCGGTAACAAGAAAACCGGTAAGACAGCGATAATTAATCTGGATGACAGTGCTGGGTCAATAATGCTTAATAATACTACCTGCCCGGTTATCAGCTATGGTATTAATACCACAGCTGATTTAACAGCAGATCATATTAATGTTGAAGCGGCAGGTGCCGGCTTTACTGTTAACGGACCGTTTGGGGCCATAGATCTTAAGCTTACTATTACCGGCATGTTTAATATCTATAACGTGCTGGCGGCGGTTGGAGCCGCTCTGGCTGAAAAAGTCGGCCCGGCAGTAATTAAACAAGCGCTTGAGAGTTTTACCAGTGTGCCGGGACGCTTCGAATTAGTGCAGGCCGGCCAGCCGTTTACCGTTATTGTCGATTATGCTCATACGCCTGACGGGCTGGAAAATGTGCTTAAAACAGCCAAACAATTTGCCAAAAGCAAAATTATCGTAGTATTTGGTTGCGGCGGCGACCGTGACCGCACTAAGCGTCCTATTATGGGTAAACTGGCTGTGCAGTATGGCGATATGGTATTGGCTACGTCTGATAATCCCCGGAGTGAAGATCCTGAGAAAATACTGGCCGATATTGAAGTTGGCATTAAGGAAGGATTGGCTGCATGCTGCTCTGATAAAAGCTATGAAATCATTCCTGACCGTCGCCAGGCCATTACTAAAGCTGTCAAACTGGCCGGGCCGCAGGATGTAGTGCTTATTGCCGGTAAAGGTCATGAAACATATCAAGTTCTAAAAGACAGGACGATTGATTTTGATGACCGGCAAGTGGCGCGTGAGGTCATCAAGGAGATGAGAAAATATGGCTGA